The sequence below is a genomic window from Lujinxingia litoralis.
GTCGACGCTCACGCTGACCAGCTCCAGCTCCCAGGCCTCATAGGCGTCGGGCCAGTAGCATGAGAGGGCGGCCAGGGGCAGCGCGAGGCTTAAGAGGGCGGCCAGGGTGAGCAGGGCCAGGGCGACTTTTATGCGCAGCATGAATGAGCTCCTGAAAGGCATCGTTGATGGGGATGTTATGACGGCAAGAAGGCAGAACTCGGGTGTGTTGAGACTGTAGGTAAAGCATATTTGTGTGTCGCCTTTCTGTGGCAATTCCTTTGGTTCTGGCGAGTTGCGGCGTTGGGGGCTGCGAGATGTCGGGATGGGCGAGGCTTAAGAGTGCGGCGAGCGGTCGGCGTGGGCGGATAGAGGAGAGGCAAAAAAGCCCCCGCTGCCGGGGGCAGCGGGGGCTTTTGGGGGGCTGGCCCTTTAGTAGGTGTCGGCGGGGGCCTCTTGAGCGGGGGTGACGCCCTGAATCGGGGCGAGGGGAGGGGCGTCGGGAGAGGTCGCGTCGTCGGGGGCGCGGGCGCGCAGCGCTTGAAGTTGGGTGCGGGCCTCCAGCTGGCCCTGACGTGCGTAGTCGATGGCGTCGGCCAGCACGCGGGCGGCCTCCTGGGGGGCGTGAAAGCCGCGGGAGTTTTCGGAGTAGATCCAGTCCAGGCGGAACTGGGCGCGGCGGTGCAGGGCGTAGGCGCGCTCCAGGTCGGTGGCCGAGGCGCCCAGGGCGCGGGCCAGGGCGATGTCGTCCATCATGGCGACGAGCGCCACGGCGGTGCGATCGATGAGGGCCTGGGTGGTGTCTTGGATGGTGTGCACGCGGGCGCGTAAATCGGCTTCGGAGCCGCCGTGGCAGGTCATGCAGCTCGCCGCCATGTTGAGCAGGGGGCTTTGCACGTGGTGGTTGCTGACCTTCATGGCGCCGGTGCGTTCGTAGGGCATGTGGCAGTCGGCGCAGGCCACGTTGGCGGCGGCGTGGGGGCCGGCGTTGTAGAGCTCAAACTCGGGGTGCTGGGCTTTGAGCATCGGGGCGCCGGTGTAGCCGTGGGTCCAGTCTTTGAAGGCGATGGCGTCGTAGTGGGCTTCTTCCTGGTCGACGCTTAAGCCCCGGGTCCAGGGGTAGATTACGTGCTTGTCGTCGGGGTCGAAGTAGTACTCCACGTGGCATTGTCCGCAGACAAATGAGCGCATCTCCTGGCGGGATGCGTCGCGGTTGACGTCGTAGTTTTCGATGCCGCGCTCGTGCTTCATCAGGGCGGCGATGCCGGCTTCAAAGGCCGGGCGGCTCACGCGCAGGCTCATGGTGTCGGGGTCGTGGCAGTCCAGGCAGGCCACCGGGTGTTCGATGAGCTTTTGGCCGGTGTCATCGGTGAGGTCGCGGGCCTGCTCGTAGGGCATCGCGCTCACCTTCAGAAACCCCGCCCACACGTCGCCCTGGCCGGCGAAGCGGTAGGCCGGGATCACCGAGGCGTGGCAGTGCAGGCAGGCCCCGGGCTGGGGCACGTCGGTGACGCGGCGAGTGGTCTGCTGATCGAGGAGCATGTAGGCGTGGCCGCGGGCCTCGCGGTAGTCGATGGCGAAGGCGTAGCCGGACCACATTTTTTTGAGCCAGGGGTTTTTGTCGAGCTTCTGGATGGGGATGGCGTCGGAGCCGCCGTAGCGGGTGCGGCCGTGGTCAACGGTGCGGCGGTAGGAGTCGTACTGGTGGGGCCAGTTCTGCGCCCAGATTTTGGGGTCGACGGTGGTTTCATCGACCTTCACGACGCGCAGGACCGGGGTTTGGCTCTCGGCGCGGCGCTCAAAGATGCTGATCAGGAGCGCGACGATCAGGACGGTGACCCCGGCGGTCAGGATCACGGCCAGGATGTAGCCGCGCAGGTGTGGGGTTTGGCGTGGCGGGGGTTGGGGCGCGTCCGGGCTCATCGGCTACTCCAGCAGGTCAGACGTGGGGAGGCGGGGGAAAGAGGGGCGGTCAGGGGGTTAGAAGCGTTGGGGGCGCGGGTGGTCGGCGTGGCCGACGCTGAAGTGGCAGTTTACGCACCGGGGGCCCGAGTCCTCGTCGAGGATCGGGTGGACGAGGTCGCCGTGGCAGCGCAGGCACTGGTCCTGAAGCACGCGCTGGTTGCGGGGGATGATCGCGATGGGTTCGGCGACGTTGTTCAGGGTAAAGGCCCAGGCGTGGCGAAAGCCGTTGTCGGCCTTGGAGACGTATTTCGGGATCAGCGCCTCGGGGGTGTGGCAGTCATTGCAGGTGGCGACCTGGTGGTGGCTGGATGCGACCCAGGCGTCGTAGTGCGGCTGCATGATGTGGCAGTTGGCGCAGACCTGCGGGTCGTCCTGGAGGTAGGCGTGGCCGTCGGCGTAGAGGAAGGTGAAGAGGCCGACGCCCACCAGCACGCCCACGCCGATGGCCAGAGCGATGCCGAAGGCACGGGTGGGGATGGCGTTCATAGGGGCCACGGTGAAAGAAGGCGGCGGGGACGGCGATGTGACGAAGTGCCCCGATGGTGGGTGATGGTTGGCAGGGCGTCAAGACGCTCACTGGGGGGAGCAGAAGTTGACCCGAAGGGGAGCGTCGGGCATGGAAACGTTATCGTGTGTGTGTGTGCAAGGCGTGGGTGGTGCGGAGTCCCGGGAGAGGGGCCGAGATGTAAGGAGAGTTATGAAGGCGGCGGTGTGGAGTGCGATGGTGATGGCGGCGTTCGGGGCGTCACTGGGGTGCGGGCAGGTGGTCGAGACGCTGGAGAGGGTGGACGCGGAGCATAGCGGGGTGGATCGGGGCTATGAGGCGGGCAGCCAGTGCGGGGCGCTTCAGGAGAAGCTCAACAGCTGCCGGCTCGGGCGTTTCTGGCAGAGCGTGGACGAGGCTCCCGACTGCAGCGAGGAGGGGTTTGAGGCGTCGTCGCAACGCTGCCAGCTCGATTGTGTGCTGGAGGCGGCGTGTGAGGAGGTAGGGCGCTCCTTTTGTGAGATTGGCGGCGCGGTGCTCAACGCCTGCCTCGACGCCTGTCTGGAGGTGCGCAGCTGTGACGAGGGCCGCCAGCTGAGCCATCGGCAGCTCTGTGACGGGGTGGAGGATTGTGCTGATGGCAGCGATGAGGGGCTGAGCTGCGTGCCATTTATGGCCTATCTGGCGTGCGACGATCCGGACTTTTACGAGCGACGCTACACGTCGTCGGATGACGATGATGACGATTGAGCGCGCGCCTTTTGGTGGGGAGTCGGTGTAAAAGAAGCCTCCCTTCGGGGAGGCTTTTTGGGCTCTGGCGAGGTCGTGGGCGCGCACGTGACGTGCGCATGGAGGGCAGGCGCGTGGGGGCTGTGCAGTCGTGGCGTCCCGGGGTATAAAGTCGGCGTAGGTCAACCTGTTCGCCTGTGGAGAGCGGCGATGAATCCGAACGATGTCGTGGACAGTCTTCAGCGTCAGCTCAAGGGGCTCTTTGAGTCGGGGACGCGCTACCAGGTCGAGAAGATCGGGGTGGTGGTGGGCTTTTTGGTCCTGGTGATCGCCAGCGTGGGCTGGGCGATGAGCGGGCCGGACGACTCCAATGAACTCGGGGCGAGTTTTGGGGATGAAGTGCTGACCAGCCAGCTGGATCGTCGGCAGTACTACATTGAGAATGAGGGGAGCAAAGACTGGACCCGGGTGCGGGTGGTCTTTGATCGCAAGTACCTCTACACGGCCGATAAGGTGGAGGGTGGCGAGCGTCTGACGCTGGGGGCGGCCGACCTGCGCTACTTTTATCGGATGCCGCGGCCCTGGGGACGTCAGGACTGGGAGCAGCTGGCTGAGGGAGAGCCGCCGGCGGTGTCGCCGCCGGAGTCGTACAGCCCGAAGCTCGTGCAGATCCGTACGGAGCAGGGGCGCATCGATCTGGACTTAACCCAGAAGCCCGCGTCGTGAGGGCCGGGGAGTCGACCCGGGAGCTGGGGGTGTATGTGCACATCCCCTTCTGCGAGACGCTCTGCCCCTACTGCGATTTTGCGGTGTCGGTGCAGCGCGAGATCCCGCATCAGGCCTATGTGGATCGGGTCAAGGCCGAGATCGCCGCCCGGGCCCGGGAGTTTGAGGGGCATCGGGCGGTCACGATTTACTTTGGCGGGGGGACGCCCTCGCTCTTGCATGTCGAGGCGTTGGCCGAGTTGCTGGCGGCGGTGCGGGAGGCGGTGGTGGTGGATCCCGGGGTGGAGATCACGCTGGAGGCCAACCCCAACCAGCTGAGTGCGCCAAATCTGGAGGCCTGGCGCGCGCTGGGGATCGAGCGGCTGAGCGTGGGGTGCCAGAGTTTTAATGACCGTCACTTAAAGGCGCTGCGTCGCAATCACGACCGCGCCCGGGCGCTGGCCGGGGTGGAGCGGGCGCTGGCGGTGATGGAGCGCGTCTCGATCGACCTGATGTTTGGCGGTCCCGGGCAGACGCTGTCGGAGTGGGAGGAGGACCTTGGGGAGATGCAGCGCCTGGTGGAGGAGCGGGGGTTAAGCCATGTGAGCGCCTACAACCTGACGGTGGAGCCGGGCACGGCGTTCTGGATCCGCCAAAAGCGCGGTCGCCTAAAGCTTCCCGAGGAGGATCTGAGCGCGACGATGCTGGAGCGTCTGGGGGAGCGGGCCCGGGAGGTGGGGCTGTGGCGCTACGAGGTGTCCAACTACGCGCGTGCCGGGGCGGAGAGTCGCCATAACAGCGGTTACTGGTTGCGCCGCCCCTACGTGGGGCTGGGCGTGGGAGCGCACGGGCTGGCGGTGGCGGCGGATGGGCGCTCGCGGCGGCGCTCCAATACGCGGCGGTACCGGGCGTACATGGAGCAGGGCGACCCGGGGGCGCCACAGAGTGAGGAGCGCTTAAGCCCGCGCGAGTCGTTTGTGGAGCATCTTTTTTTAGGGGCGCGCAGCCGCCTGGGGCTGGATGTGGGGGCGCTTCTGGAGAGCTACGCCGCGGTGCTCTCTCCCCGGGATGAGGTTCGGGTGTGGGAGACGCTCCGGGAGCTGGCCGGGCTGGGGTTGATGGAAGAGGTGCAGGGGCTGTGGCGCCCCACGCTGCGGGGGCTGGACCTGGGGGATACGGTGGCCGAACGCCTTTTTGAGGCCGGGAGCCCCGAGCCTTCTGAGGGCCTCTCGGAGTAGGACACTTTGAGTCAACGCGGATGCGCGCCTTCTTGCCTGAGTACGCGCGTGACCGAGGGGGGGCGATGGAGCGAGCCGGGGGGCTTTCGCTTCTGCTCAGGGCGTGGTGAGCGCGCAGGGGGCGGCGGGCGGGCCTGTGCGCGGTGCGCTTTAAAAAAGATTTAGAAAAATAGATCGAAACGCGTGGCCCCTGCGTACTACACAGGAGCCGAGCCCCCGGTAGGGGGTGACATGGACGCTGTGGATGGAGATGAGACGTGATGCGAGAGCGACGAGATAAAACCCGGGTAGCGATGGCGACGGTGCTGGCGGCGATGCTGCTGGCGGGCTGTAGCTCCAAGACCACCACCGGCGATGGGCCGGTGGAAGGGCAGCTGGCTGACGCCCAGACGCTTGGGGTGCCCAATGGCATGCTTGGCGAGGATCAGGGGGTTGAGATGGTCAAGGCGGTGCGCGGAGAGGAGCTGTCGGAGGAGGCGATCGCGGCATTGCTCGATCGGATGGAGCCGCTGGAGGCCCGGACCGACGACAAGGTGGAGTTTCGTCGGCGCAGCGACACGATGCCCCCGGCCGTGCCCGGTGAGGAGGTCAAGGAGGGGTGGCCGCCGGATCTGACCCGGGTGTCGGCTGAGGCGCCGCGGGCCGGTACGCTTGAGGTGCAGGCCTACCGCCCGCAGGGGGCGGTGGAGGGGCCGATTCAGCTCTCGGTGAGCTTTAGCCGCCCGATGGTCGCGGTGGGGCAGGTGGGCCAGGCGCC
It includes:
- a CDS encoding ammonia-forming cytochrome c nitrite reductase subunit c552, whose amino-acid sequence is MSPDAPQPPPRQTPHLRGYILAVILTAGVTVLIVALLISIFERRAESQTPVLRVVKVDETTVDPKIWAQNWPHQYDSYRRTVDHGRTRYGGSDAIPIQKLDKNPWLKKMWSGYAFAIDYREARGHAYMLLDQQTTRRVTDVPQPGACLHCHASVIPAYRFAGQGDVWAGFLKVSAMPYEQARDLTDDTGQKLIEHPVACLDCHDPDTMSLRVSRPAFEAGIAALMKHERGIENYDVNRDASRQEMRSFVCGQCHVEYYFDPDDKHVIYPWTRGLSVDQEEAHYDAIAFKDWTHGYTGAPMLKAQHPEFELYNAGPHAAANVACADCHMPYERTGAMKVSNHHVQSPLLNMAASCMTCHGGSEADLRARVHTIQDTTQALIDRTAVALVAMMDDIALARALGASATDLERAYALHRRAQFRLDWIYSENSRGFHAPQEAARVLADAIDYARQGQLEARTQLQALRARAPDDATSPDAPPLAPIQGVTPAQEAPADTY
- the nrfH gene encoding cytochrome c nitrite reductase small subunit, producing MNAIPTRAFGIALAIGVGVLVGVGLFTFLYADGHAYLQDDPQVCANCHIMQPHYDAWVASSHHQVATCNDCHTPEALIPKYVSKADNGFRHAWAFTLNNVAEPIAIIPRNQRVLQDQCLRCHGDLVHPILDEDSGPRCVNCHFSVGHADHPRPQRF
- a CDS encoding low-density lipoprotein receptor class A repeat-containing protein, whose amino-acid sequence is MKAAVWSAMVMAAFGASLGCGQVVETLERVDAEHSGVDRGYEAGSQCGALQEKLNSCRLGRFWQSVDEAPDCSEEGFEASSQRCQLDCVLEAACEEVGRSFCEIGGAVLNACLDACLEVRSCDEGRQLSHRQLCDGVEDCADGSDEGLSCVPFMAYLACDDPDFYERRYTSSDDDDDD
- the hemW gene encoding radical SAM family heme chaperone HemW, with the protein product MRAGESTRELGVYVHIPFCETLCPYCDFAVSVQREIPHQAYVDRVKAEIAARAREFEGHRAVTIYFGGGTPSLLHVEALAELLAAVREAVVVDPGVEITLEANPNQLSAPNLEAWRALGIERLSVGCQSFNDRHLKALRRNHDRARALAGVERALAVMERVSIDLMFGGPGQTLSEWEEDLGEMQRLVEERGLSHVSAYNLTVEPGTAFWIRQKRGRLKLPEEDLSATMLERLGERAREVGLWRYEVSNYARAGAESRHNSGYWLRRPYVGLGVGAHGLAVAADGRSRRRSNTRRYRAYMEQGDPGAPQSEERLSPRESFVEHLFLGARSRLGLDVGALLESYAAVLSPRDEVRVWETLRELAGLGLMEEVQGLWRPTLRGLDLGDTVAERLFEAGSPEPSEGLSE